A genome region from Megalobrama amblycephala isolate DHTTF-2021 linkage group LG18, ASM1881202v1, whole genome shotgun sequence includes the following:
- the LOC125253534 gene encoding sterile alpha motif domain-containing protein 3-like: MDMTFALRRKEVVNEKPHISQMILRWPALFTESQVYYEFNRVVGKNLRESFFDALDRYSPNLMDIFRKKKGLAGQLLAELLRKTKTTEPTDVRSLCLRGLPVILGDDPSTFFKTCSDITDEDSFQQIPVGILCVDAETPQLNPSQVAIILEGNSVMEPDNLPQAFCLTFGLIYGLHLDYPKCMRNTFNFIQQVFLNLGKVELAPKIQSLKNLLTIM; encoded by the exons ATGGACATGACATTTGCTCTTCGCAGAAAAGAAGTTGTTAATGAGAAGCCTCACATCAGCCAGATGATTCTTCGATGGCCAGCTCTGTTTACAGAGAGTCAG GTTTATTACGAGTTCAACCGAGTAGTGGGTAAAAATCTCAGAGAGAGCTTCTTTGATGCTCTTGACCGTTACTCTCCAAATCTAATGGACAtcttcagaaagaagaaaggccTTGCTGGTCAGCTTTTGGCTGAGCTTTTACGTAAGACAAAG ACCACTGAGCCAACAGATGTTCGGTCCCTTTGCCTTCGTGGACTGCCAGTCATTTTGGGGGATGATCCTTCCACCTTCTTTAAGACCTGCTCC GATATCACTGACGAGGACTCATTCCAGCAAATTCCAGTAGGAATCCTCTGCGTTGATGCAGAAACTCCACAACTGAACCCTTCCCAAGTGGCCATCATCTTGGAAGGGAATTCCGTTATGGAACCAGACAACCTGCCTCAGGCCTTCTGTCTAACTTTTGGACTTATTTATGGCCTTCACTTGGACTATCCTAAGTGCATGAGAAACACTTTTAATTTCATCCAGCAGGTGTTCCTTAATCTTGGAAAGGTGGAGCTGGCACCAAAAATTCAATCCTTAAAAAATCTGCTCACAATTATGTAA